DNA from Granulicella cerasi:
ACGCAATAAAATGCCGGAATCCTGAGGATTCCGGCATTTTGCGGGAGCGGTTGCTATTGCTGCGAGCTCGCGTCGGAGACGCCGCCGCCGGCAGGAGAGGATGGCGCGGAAGCGACAGCCGTCGTGTCATTGTGCGCGAGCCCGAGCTTGATCAGAGCGCGCGAGTCGGGCGTGTACTTGGTCTGCCAGCCGTTGTCGGATTGCATCTTCTGCATGGCCGAGACGGAGGACGAGTCCCAGTTACCCGAAGGCTCGCCGGTGAGGTAGCCCTGCTTGATGAGCGCTGCTTGAATGGCCGTAGCGCGCTCCGGAGCCATCGCCGGGGTGTGCGATACGGCGGCAGCGGTCTTCTTGTGTGCGCTGGAATGTGAAGTGGTGGCAGCGTGCTTGGCATGGTGCGGGCGCGCGGCTGCGGCGGGAAGTGCGATGGAGAAGAGCAGAGCGAAAGCGGTAGCAGAACGCATCGTGAAATCTGACCTCATACGATCGTTGTCGGCAGCCTGAGGGCGTGCGCTGGAATTCTTATCGTAGCCCGATTTGGCGGCCACGAGGCACACCTGACAGGTAGCTATCAGGGTACCTTTGTGTGGACGCGCGTCGTCGTGGAATGTTGTGGAAAAGAGTTCCATGAAGTGGAAAGCCCGACCAAAATTGGCCGGGCTTTTCCGTGTGCTCAAAGCAACCTTATGGCTGCTTCTGTTTACGGGAGAGTACCGCCGATGAAGTTGGATCCACCGCCGGTCTGGGCGCGAACGACGAAAACCACGTCGTCTCCGGACTTCAGATTGCTGACGATCGAGCGGTAGCTCGAGACGTCCGTG
Protein-coding regions in this window:
- a CDS encoding peptidoglycan-binding domain-containing protein produces the protein MRSATAFALLFSIALPAAAARPHHAKHAATTSHSSAHKKTAAAVSHTPAMAPERATAIQAALIKQGYLTGEPSGNWDSSSVSAMQKMQSDNGWQTKYTPDSRALIKLGLAHNDTTAVASAPSSPAGGGVSDASSQQ